The Lycium barbarum isolate Lr01 chromosome 9, ASM1917538v2, whole genome shotgun sequence genome has a segment encoding these proteins:
- the LOC132609626 gene encoding probable carotenoid cleavage dioxygenase 4, chloroplastic, producing MNAFTSTLLPYPKTLRSPNRTSSFSSVNTKTSSYTSPKATAKSSSTKQHNKPPRKPLLEPSFPEVILNACDDFIDTFINPPHHPSVDPKYVLTANFAPVDELPPTECEVVKGSLPPYLDGAYIRNGSNPQYLPRGPFHLFDGDGMLHSTRISQGKAIFCSRYVKTYKYLLEKEAGFSIIPNLFSDFNSRISSVTRGAVSIARTKFGQFDPSNGIDLANTSLALFGGNLFALCESDLPYGIKLAPNGDIIPIGRHDFDGNLFMNMTAHPKIDPNTGEAFAFRYGPISPFLTYFRIDPNGTKSRDVPIFSMTHPSFVHDFAITKNYAIFPDIQIEMNPCALLTRDSPVGYNSKKVARLRVIPHYARDESEMKWFEVPGFNMINAINAWEEDDGDTIVVIAPNTISVEHFVERLDLIHASIEKVKIDLKTRMVRRYPVSTRNLDLASINPAYVGKKNKYVQLIIYDLYFFRTTFKRMNILFNYSSLVI from the coding sequence ATGAATGCTTTCACTTCTACATTATTACCTTACCCCAAAACTCTCCGTTCTCCCAATCGGACATCTTCCTTTTCATCAGTAAACACTAAAACATCTTCATATACATCTCCAAAAGCCACAGCAAAAAGTTCATCAACTAAACAACATAATAAACCCCCAAGAAAACCCTTATTAGAACCTTCATTTCCCGAAGTTATCTTGAATGCATGTGACGATTTCATCGACACTTTCATTAATCCTCCTCATCATCCTTCCGTTGATCCAAAATATGTTCTCACTGCCAACTTTGCTCCTGTCGACGAACTTCCTCCAACAGAATGCGAGGTGGTAAAAGGAAGCCTTCCACCGTATCTTGATGGCGCTTACATTAGAAATGGTTCAAATCCGCAATATCTTCCTCGTGGACCTTTTCATCTCTTTGATGGTGATGGAATGCTTCACTCTACTAGAATTTCTCAAGGTAAAGCCATATTTTGTAGCCGTTATGTCAAAACTTACAAGTACTTGCTAGAAAAAGAAGCTGGGTTTTCAATCATTCCTAATCTCTTCTCCGACTTTAATAGCCGTATTTCCTCTGTGACTCGTGGAGCAGTGTCTATAGCTAGGACAAAATTTGGTCAATTCGATCCAAGCAATGGTATTGACCTTGCAAATACTAGCTTGGCTCTATTTGGAGGCAATTTATTTGCTCTTTGTGAATCTGATCTTCCTTATGGTATAAAATTAGCCCCAAACGGTGATATCATACCAATTGGTCGCCATGATTTTGATGGAAATCTTTTTATGAATATGACAGCACATCCCAAAATTGATCCAAACACTGGCGAGGCTTTTGCTTTTCGTTACGGTCCAATATCtccatttttaacttattttagAATTGACCCTAATGGGACCAAAAGTCGTGATGTACCAATATTTTCCATGACACATCCATCTTTTGTTCATGACTTTGCCATCACAAAAAATTATGCCATATTTCCTGACATACAAATAGAAATGAACCCTTGTGCCCTCCTTACCCGTGACTCACCGGTGGGTTACAACTCGAAAAAAGTGGCTCGCCTAAGGGTGATTCCTCATTACGCGAGGGATGAGTCAGAAATGAAGTGGTTCGAAGTGCCAGGGTTTAATATGATAAATGCAATTAATGCATGGGAAGAAGATGATGGTGATACAATAGTAGTGATTGCTCCGAACACAATATCAGTAGAGCACTTTGTGGAAAGATTGGATTTGATCCATGCATCAATTGAAAAAGTAAAGATAGACTTGAAGACGAGGATGGTAAGAAGATATCCAGTGTCGACGAGGAATCTTGACTTGGCAAGTATCAACCCGGCTTATGTTGGGAAAAAGAACAAGTACGTACAGTTAATAATTTATGATTTATATTTCTTCCGGACCACATTCAAGAGGATGAACATTCTTTTCAATTACTCTTCACTggtaatataa
- the LOC132609625 gene encoding probable carotenoid cleavage dioxygenase 4, chloroplastic: MNAFTFSFTSTLLPHPKTLRSPNRTSSFSVNPKTSSYTSPKATAKSSSSKQHNKPPRKPLLEPSFPEVILNACDDFIDTFINPPRHPSIDPKYVLTNNFAPVDELPPTECEVVKGSLPPCLDGAYIRNGSNPQYLPRGPFHLFDGDGMLHSTRISQGKAIFCSRYVKTYKYMVEKEAGFSIIPNLFSDFNSLMASVSRGAVSIARTNLGQFDPSNGIGLANTSLALLGGNLFALYETDLPYAIKLAPNGDIITIGRHDFDGNLSTNMTAHPKIDPNTSEAFAFSSGPIPPFLTFFRIDPNGTKSRGVPIFSMTRPSFVHDFAITKNYAIFPDIQIEMNPFKPIITGGSPVGFNSRKVPRLGVIPRYATNESEMKWFEVLGFNMVHAINAWEEDSGDTIVVIAPNLISAEHLSKMDLIHASIEKVKIDLKTGTVSRNPMSTRNLELAGINPTYVGKKNKYIYAAIGDPWPKAKGVVKLDVSISEIEHRDCIVATRIFGPNCFCSEPFFVEKDPNNVFAADEDDGYVVCYMHNESTREASFLVMDAKSHDLEIVAVVKLPRRVPYGFHGIFVKESDLNML; this comes from the exons ATGAATGCTTTCACTTTTTCCTTCACTTCTACGTTATTACCACACCCCAAAACTCTCCGTTCTCCCAATCGGACATCTTCCTTTTCAGTAAACCCTAAAACATCTTCATATACATCTCCAAAAGCCACAGCAAAAAGTTCATCATCTAAACAACATAATAAACCCCCAAGAAAACCCTTATTAGAACCTTCATTTCCCGAAGTTATCTTGAATGCATGTGACGATTTCATCGACACTTTCATTAATCCTCCTCGTCATCCTTCCATTGATCCAAAATATGTTCTCACTAACAACTTTGCTCCTGTGGACGAACTTCCTCCTACAGAATGCGAGGTGGTAAAAGGAAGCCTTCCACCGTGTCTTGATGGCGCTTACATTAGAAATGGTTCAAATCCACAATATCTTCCTCGTGGACCTTTTCATCTCTTTGATGGTGATGGGATGCTTCACTCTACTAGAATTTCTCAAGGTAAAGCCATATTTTGTAGCCGTTATGTCAAAACTTACAAGTACATGGTAGAAAAAGAAGCGGGGTTTTCAATCATTCCTAATCTCTTCTCCGACTTTAATAGCCTTATGGCCTCTGTGAGTCGTGGAGCAGTGTCTATAGCTCGGACAAATCTTGGACAATTCGATCCAAGCAATGGTATTGGCCTTGCTAACACTAGTTTGGCTCTATTGGGAGGCAATTTATTTGCTCTTTATGAAACTGATCTTCCTTATGCTATAAAATTAGCCCCAAATGGTGATATCATAACTATTGGCCGTCATGATTTTGATGGAAATCTTTCTACAAATATGACAGCACATCCCAAAATTGATCCAAATACTAGTGAGGCTTTTGCTTTTAGTTCCGGTCCAATACCTCCATTTTTAACTTTTTTTAGAATTGACCCTAACGGGACTAAAAGTCGTGGTGTACCAATTTTCTCCATGACACGTCCCTCTTTTGTTCATGACTTTGCCATTACAAAAAATTATGCCATATTTCCCGATATACAAATAGAAATGAACCCTTTTAAGCCTATCATCACCGGTGGCTCACCGGTGGGTTTCAACTCGAGAAAAGTGCCTCGCCTCGGGGTGATTCCTCGTTACGCGACAAATGAGTCAGAAATGAAGTGGTTCGAAGTGCTAGGGTTTAATATGGTACATGCAATTAATGCGTGGGAAGAAGACAGCGGTGATACAATAGTAGTGATTGCTCCAAACTTAATATCAGCAGAGCACCTTTCGAAAATGGATTTGATCCATGCATCAATTGAAAAAGTAAAGATAGACTTGAAGACGGGTACTGTAAGTAGAAATCCAATGTCGACGAGGAATCTTGAGTTGGCCGGTATCAACCCGACTTATGTTGGGAAGAAGAACAA GTACATATATGCAGCTATTGGAGACCCTTGGCCAAAAGCAAAAGGCGTGGTAAAATTGGACGTATCCATATCAGAAATTGAACATCGTGATTGCATAGTGGCCACAAGAATTTTTGGACCAAACTGTTTCTGTAGTGAGCCCTTTTTTGTGGAAAAGGACCCTAACAATGTATTTGCCG CCGATGAAGATGATGGCTATGTGGTGTGTTATATGCACAATGAGAGCACAAGAGAAGCAAGTTTCTTGGTGATGGATGCAAAATCTCATGATCTTGAAATTGTGGCTGTTGTGAAATTGCCTCGTCGTGTGCCTTATGGTTTTCATGGGATATTCGTGAAGGAAAGTGATCTTAACATGCTATAG